The proteins below are encoded in one region of Ricinus communis isolate WT05 ecotype wild-type chromosome 6, ASM1957865v1, whole genome shotgun sequence:
- the LOC8261090 gene encoding nucleobase-ascorbate transporter 4: MAVGGGGAKVDELVPFPVKDQLPGIDFCVSSSPSWPEAIILGFQHYIVVLGTTVIIPSILVPVMGGGNVEKAELINTLLFVAGISTLLQTLFGTRLPVVIGGSYAFIIPAISIALRRNTSSNTVFLRPHQRFEQSMRAIQGALIIASLFQVILGFFGFCRIFGRFLSPLAAVPLVILTGLGLYAHGFPQLAKCIEIGLPALVVVVLLSQFLPHMIKSKGHILQRFAVLFSVAVVWVFAEILTVAGAYDNRSPNTQISCRTDRSGLLSAAPWIRVPYPFQWGRPTFNAGDIFAMTAACFVAVIESIGTIIAVSRFGSATPVPPSVLSRGIGWLGIGTLMAGAFGTGTGSTASVENAGLLGLTRVGSRRVVQISAGFMLFFSVLGKFGAILASIPLPIVAALYCVLFAYVASAGLGLLQFCNLNSFRSKFILGFSLFMGFSVPQYFNEYVLISGHGPVHSGAIWFNDIMQVIFTSAATVGISVAYFLDCTHSLGDSATRRDSGRHWWRKFRVFDQDIRSEEFYALPYNLNRFFPSF; encoded by the exons CTGAGGCTATAATTTTAGGATTTCAGCACTACATAGTGGTGCTTGGAACTACTGTTATAATTCCATCGATACTTGTCCCTGTAATGGGTGGTGGCAAT gTAGAGAAGGCAGAACTTATCAACACTTTGCTCTTTGTTGCGGGAATATCCACACTCCTCCAGACTTTGTTTGGGACTCGGCTTCCTGTGGTGATAGGAGGATCTTACGCTTTTATTATACCCGCCATCTCTATTGCTCTGAGAAGAAATACTAGCAGTAACACTGTATTCCTTAGACCCCATCAG agGTTTGAGCAATCCATGAGAGCTATACAAGGAGCACTTATTATTGCTTCATTATTTCAAGTGATTCTTGGTTTCTTTGGTTTCTGCAGAATTTTTGGGAG ATTTCTTAGCCCTCTCGCAGCTGTTCCTCTTGTAATTCTCACTGGACTTGGGCTTTATGCCCATGGTTTTCCACAA CTGGCAAAATGTATTGAAATAGGTCTTCCAGCATTGGTTGTTGTGGTCTTATTGTCCCAG TTTCTTCCTCATATGATAAAATCAAAAGGACACATATTGCAACGATTTGCAGTCCTATTCTCGGTTGCAGTTGTATGGGTTTTCGCTGAAATTTTAACAGTGGCTGGTGCATATGATAATAGATCTCCCAACACACAAATCAGTTGCCGCACTGATCGGTCTGGGCTCCTTAGTGCTGCTCCATG GATAAGGGTTCCATATCCATTTCAATGGGGACGTCCCACTTTTAATGCTGGTGATATATTTGCAATGACGGCTGCTTGTTTTGTTGCTGTTATTGAG TCAATCGGGACAATTATTGCAGTATCAAGATTTGGGAGTGCCACCCCTGTACCACCTTCTGTACTCAGCCGGGGTATTGGCTGGCTG GGAATAGGAACTTTGATGGCTGGAGCATTTGGTACTGGGACTGGCTCCACAGCTTCAGT TGAAAACGCAGGCCTTTTGGGATTAACAAGAGTTGGAAGTCGTAGAGTTGTTCAAATATCGGCTGGCtttatgcttttcttttctgtctTAG GAAAATTTGGGGCTATTCTTGCTTCAATACCCTTACCCATTGTGGCAGCTCTGTACTGTGTTCTCTTTGCCTATGTTG CTTCTGCTGGTCTCGGACTTCTACAGTTCTGTAACCTGAATAGCTTCAGGTCAAAGTTTATCCTCGGCTTCTCTCTCTTCATGGGCTTTTCCGTGCCTCAATACTTCAATGAATATGTATTAATTTCCGGACACGGCCCTGTTCACAGTGGTGCCATCTGG TTCAATGACATAATGCAAGTGATTTTCACATCTGCGGCAACAGTGGGAATTTCAGTTGCCTACTTCTTGGATTGCACTCACAGCTTGGGGGACAGTGCGACCCGGCGGGACAGTGGCAGGCATTGGTGGAGAAAGTTCCGAGTTTTTGATCAAGACATTAGAAGTGAAGAATTTTATGCACTTCCTTACAACCTCAACAGGTTCTTCCCTTCCTTCTGA